Genomic window (Streptomyces yatensis):
AACACCCTCAACAACCCCACGAGTTACTGGGTGCCCCGGCACTCACGGCGGGTCTTCGTCGAACACGTCGACATGGTGTGCGGGGTCGGCTACGACCGGGCGGCGGCCATCGGGCCCGCCGCCCGTTTCCATGAGCTCCGGTGTGTGGTGACCGATCTCGCGGTCCTCGACTTCGCCACGCCCGACCGCACCCTGCGGGTGCGCTCCCTGCATCCGGGGGTGACCGCCGAGGCGGTGCGGGAGGCCACCGGGTTCCCCCTCGACATCGCCGACGACGTCCCGTACACCCGGGAGCCGACCCCTGCCGAGCTGCGGCTGATCCGGGAGGTCATCGACCCGGAGGGGGCCCGCGAGCGGGAGGTGCCGTCCTGATGGACACCCCACTGACCAGGCTCATCGGAGTGCGCCACCCGCTCGTCCAGACGGGCATGGGGTGGGTGGCCGGGCCCCGGCTGGTGTCGGCCGTGGCGAACGCCGGGGCGCTGGGCATCCTGGCCTCCGCGACCATGTCGCCGAAGCGGCTGCGCTCGGCCGTCCGCGAGGTGGCCGCCCGCACCGACGCGCCCTTCGGCGTCAATCTGCGCGCCGACGCCGGGGACGCCGGGGAGCGGGTGCGCATCATCATCGAGGAGGGGGTGCGGGTCGCCTCGTTCGCGCTGGCCCCCAGGCGCGAGCTGATCGACCTGCTGAAGGACGCGGGCGTGGTGGTCATCCCGTCCGTGGGCGCCCGGCGCCATGCGGAGAAGGTCGCGGGCTGGGGCGCGGACGCGGTGGTGGTGCAGGGCGCCGAGGGCGGCGGCCACACCGGACAGGTGGCCACCACCGTGCTGCTCCCCCAGGTCGTGGACGCGGTGGACATCCCGGTCGTGGCCGCGGGCGGCTTCCACGACGGACGGGGGCTGGCGGCCGCGCTCGCCTACGGGGCGGCGGGGATCGCGATGGGCACCCGATTCCTGCTCACCTCCGACAGCACCGTCCCGGACGCCGTGAAGGCCCGCTATCTGGCGGCGGCGGTCACCGATGTCACCGTCACCACGGCGGTGGACGGGCTCCCGCACCGGATGCTCCGCAGCGAACTGGTCGACTCCCTGGAGCGCTCCGGCCGCACCGCCGCACTGCTGCGCGCCGTGCGCCACGCCGCCGCCTTCCGTCGACTGGCCGGGCTGAGCTGGCCGCGGATGGTGCGCGACGGGCTGGCCCTGCGGCACGGCAAGGACCTCACCTGGAGCCAGGTCCTGCTGGCCGCCACCACCCCGATGCTGCTGAAGGCGTCGATGGTGGACGGCCGCACCGACACGGGGGTGATGGCCTCCGGACAGGTGGCCGGGGTGATCGAGGATCTGCCCTGCTGCGCGGATCTGGTGGACCGGATCATGGCCGAGGCCGCCACGACCCTGGACCGGCTGACCGGCGGTCGTACAGTGGGGTGAAAGCGGCCAGACCATGACACGGGTAGTGGGAGGTCATCATGGCCGATCCCAAGGGTTTCCTCACCACACCCCGTCGTCTTCCGCCCCGCCGTCCGGTGGACGAGCGGGTGCGGGACTGGAACGAGGTCCAGGCACCCGGCGCCCTGCTGCCCATCGTCAACGCCCAGGCGGACCGCTGCATGGACTGCGGCATCCCGTTCTGCCACGAGGGCTGCCCGCTGGGGAACCTCATCCCGGAGTGGAACGACCTGGTCTCCCGTGACGACTGGCTGCGCGCGAGCGAGCGGCTGCACGCGACCAACAACTTTCCCGAGTTCACCGGCCGGCTGTGCCCGGCCCCCTGTGAGAGCGCCTGTGTGCTGGCCATCAACCAGCCGGCGGTCACCATCAAGAACGTCGAGGTGGCCATCGCCGACCGGGCCTGGGAGAGCGGATATGTGACCCCCAAGCCACCGGAGCGGCTGTCCGGCCGGACCGTCGCCGTGATCGGCTCGGGGCCCGCGGGCCTGGCAGCGGCCCAGCAACTCACCCGCGCGGGACACACCGTGGCGGTGTACGAGCGCGACGACCGGGTGGGCGGGCTGCTCCGCTACGGCATCCCCGAGTTCAAGATGGAGAAGCGCCATCTTGACCGGCGGCTGGGGCAGATGCGCGCGGAGGGCACCAAGTTCCGCTCCGGTGTGGACGTCGGCAGCGATCTGGACGCCGCCGAGCTCAGGGCGCGCTACGACGCGCTCGTGATAGCGGTGGGCGCCCGGGCCTGGCGCGAACTCCCCGTACCGGGACGGGAGTTGGCCGGGATTCATCAGGCGATGGAGTATCTGCCGATGGCCAACCGGGTGCGCGAGGGCGACTACGCCCGGCCGCCGATCACCGCCGAGGGCAAGCATGTCGTCATCATCGGCGGCGGGGACACCGGCGCGGACTGCCTGGGCACCGTGCTGCGGCAGGGCGCCGCCTCCGTGACCCAGCTGGACATCCACCCCCGCCCCGGCGACGAACGGGCCGACGGCGAGCCCTGGCCCACCTACCCCAAGATCTACCGGATGTCCGCCGCCCATGAGGAGGCCATGGAGCTGGCGGCCTCTCCGGAGGCGGACGTGGACGCGCGGGTCTTCTCCGCGACCACCGTCCGCTTCGAGGGGACGGCACCGGACGCGGGGCGGCCGCACGGCGGCGTCCGGGCGCTGCGCCTGATCGGGTCCCGGGCCGATGGGCAGCCCGGACCGGACGCGGAGCGGGTGCTCCGGGCCGATCTGGTGCTGCTGGCCCTCGGCTTCCGTGGCGCGGAGCCGGAGAGCGGGCTGTTCGACCAGCTCGGGCTGGAGCTCGACGAGCGCGGCACCGTCGTGCGCGACGCGTCCTTCGCCACCGGCGCGGACGGGGTGTTCGTGGCGGGCGACGCGGGCCGTGGCCAGTCGTTGATC
Coding sequences:
- a CDS encoding CoA-transferase subunit beta codes for the protein MTGGVTRAEYCVVACAEAWRGDGEILAAPMGAVPRVGARLARLTFAPELLLTDGEAMIVGGDPEVVEGWLPYRAHLALVTGGRRHVMMGASQLDRHGNQNIACVGDWKRPRRQLLGVRGAPVNTLNNPTSYWVPRHSRRVFVEHVDMVCGVGYDRAAAIGPAARFHELRCVVTDLAVLDFATPDRTLRVRSLHPGVTAEAVREATGFPLDIADDVPYTREPTPAELRLIREVIDPEGAREREVPS
- a CDS encoding NAD(P)H-dependent flavin oxidoreductase, whose amino-acid sequence is MDTPLTRLIGVRHPLVQTGMGWVAGPRLVSAVANAGALGILASATMSPKRLRSAVREVAARTDAPFGVNLRADAGDAGERVRIIIEEGVRVASFALAPRRELIDLLKDAGVVVIPSVGARRHAEKVAGWGADAVVVQGAEGGGHTGQVATTVLLPQVVDAVDIPVVAAGGFHDGRGLAAALAYGAAGIAMGTRFLLTSDSTVPDAVKARYLAAAVTDVTVTTAVDGLPHRMLRSELVDSLERSGRTAALLRAVRHAAAFRRLAGLSWPRMVRDGLALRHGKDLTWSQVLLAATTPMLLKASMVDGRTDTGVMASGQVAGVIEDLPCCADLVDRIMAEAATTLDRLTGGRTVG
- a CDS encoding glutamate synthase subunit beta; its protein translation is MADPKGFLTTPRRLPPRRPVDERVRDWNEVQAPGALLPIVNAQADRCMDCGIPFCHEGCPLGNLIPEWNDLVSRDDWLRASERLHATNNFPEFTGRLCPAPCESACVLAINQPAVTIKNVEVAIADRAWESGYVTPKPPERLSGRTVAVIGSGPAGLAAAQQLTRAGHTVAVYERDDRVGGLLRYGIPEFKMEKRHLDRRLGQMRAEGTKFRSGVDVGSDLDAAELRARYDALVIAVGARAWRELPVPGRELAGIHQAMEYLPMANRVREGDYARPPITAEGKHVVIIGGGDTGADCLGTVLRQGAASVTQLDIHPRPGDERADGEPWPTYPKIYRMSAAHEEAMELAASPEADVDARVFSATTVRFEGTAPDAGRPHGGVRALRLIGSRADGQPGPDAERVLRADLVLLALGFRGAEPESGLFDQLGLELDERGTVVRDASFATGADGVFVAGDAGRGQSLIVWAIAEGRSAAAAVDRYLAGSTTLPAPVGPADRPMTA